The Camelus dromedarius isolate mCamDro1 chromosome 19, mCamDro1.pat, whole genome shotgun sequence genome segment TAGAATCTAGATTCTATTTTAGTTACTGCCACATCCCAGCTTTCCAATGTCTGCTACGTTCGACTCTGTCATCTAAACTATTAGCCATTGACAGATTTTGTTGATAAAACTCTTTAGCCAGTTGGATGAACACCTGTCCAAGTTGTGGATGGTTATGTTCCCTGTTAAGATCTCCCCCTGCAGAGTGACAGAGTATTGAGAAGGTCAAGCATGTAATTAAAAGTTGCTTTTTGAACATAAAGTTAGAGCAAAGGGAAATAGTTCTAAGAGGACTTTCAGTAAAGTCACGAAAAAAGAAACCAGGTGTATTCgtgaaactgaaataaatgaacCTTGCCCCCACGTgggctatatgcccaggaatgggattgctggatcatacgatacttctgttttcagtttttaagggaacctccatactgttctctgtagtggctgcaccaatttagattcccaccaacagtgtaggagaggtcctttttctccacaccctctccagcattcattgtTTGTAGACTTCTTGATAATGCTCTTCTGTCCAGTATGAGGTGCTACCTCAATGTATTACTCACTTTTATTTATGGAGCCGTGGTCCAAGAATGctaaagtgtaaaataaaaatattttaaatggtaggAATTGCCTTACAGGTTAATTTCaaactttgaagatttttttttagttccttccctcctttgtcaTGTCAACCACCTTACACGGCTCTCCTTCCTCATCCTTTTTCAGGGTTAACTGATAGTGATTAACTGACAGTGATTTTGTGATCGCTTTGAAAAGCTTTTCGCTATCCCCCAAGCATCTGGATGATTTATTACCAGCTCTTACAGAATGaactcttctttccctccttcggGTAACTGCACTGGCATAGAGAGTTTAAAGATGCATTTCTTTGATAGAAAGAAAAGTAGGAGTCACACAGTAGTCTGTCTCTCTGATTTCTGGGATTTAGCACATTCCCTCACTCACTTCCTAGGAATCGAATCTTATATCATGATTTCAGGGGTCATCTTTACAGCAATGATTCCCAAATGTGTATTTCTCTTCTAGAATGAACCCCAGACTCATCCGTTCAGCTGCCACTCCATGTCTCCCCTTAAAATATGCCCCAAGCTGAGCACCTGATTTTCTTCCAAAACCTGTGCTCCATGTCATAGCATAGTaatctattttctcttctcttgacttttcctttttttttccttctttccttccttcttttctgttatttttttttaattgaagcataacTTCTATACGATAAATGCACAAAATGGGAAGGGTATAGCGCCAATTTCACTTTTACATATGTGTGTACCAGGACTCCAGAACGCCCCCTCACACCCTAGCCCAGTCAGTTCTCTTCAAGGGTTAATTTACTTCTTGGTACCTTTTCTTAATAACTTCAGAACAAGGCTTTAAGATAATAGAGATGGAAGTCAACAGAACTGAGTCATAATGTAATTTTATGGAACTATGAGGAAGCATTTGATGCCTGACTACCATTGAACTGCAAGCCTTAAGTGTCACATTGTCAAGAACAAACACATCTCCATGAATATAGAACAAATAATCTACGACTATGTATAAACACTCATTTCTTTCTAATTAAATGCTCAGTCTGAAtagatttttttgaaaatccGAACTGTCAATTAATTTTAGTCCAGATCAGAAAGCAGCATTGTGTAGTGCACAAACACATGAGGCACTGGTCAGGTGATATCTGGGTCGAGTCCGTACATTGGTGTTTGCTGACTGTTTATATCTGGACAAGGTCCTGAATCCTCCTGTCCCTgtttactcatctgcaaaatgcagACAAAGGACTGTTGTGACGGTAAagtgcaaaaatgaaaaaaaatcatcatagcACTGGGAATGAGGTATGTTTTCTAATTAACTCCAGTAGCACTAAGGGGAAACAGAGAAGTCAGTTAGAATTCATTGAACATTCTTAATACCTCTTCCTCCTACGTATCTTGCATGTGTTATTTCACTTaatcaagaaagaggaaaaacatctCAATTTCAAAGAACTCTGTATCCGATGACGTTTAAAGTCTATATACAGAtcaaaagaatagataaacaagattatactgtatagcacaggaaatatatagaagatcttgtggtagctcacagtggaaaaaaaatatgtgacaatgaatatatgtatgttcatgtataactgaaaaattctgctctacactggattttttttaacatttttattgatttataatcattttacaatgttgtgtcaaattccagagttcagcacaatttttcagtcattcatggacatatacaccctcattgtcacatttctttctctacactggaatttgatacaacattgtaaaatgactagaactcaataaaaaatgttggaaaaaaagtaaaaatagaaaaaaaaaaaagtaaaattagaaaaaaaaagtacatttggtAATCCTGTTTCCCAGATACTAGGGGCTTTGGTTTTATGGTGGCTCCCACCAGTGGTTTccgtgtgtgtgtgagcatgtgtgtggcAGGGGGAGGTAGTGTCCCCTTCCACCTGCTACTGAAGAGGCAGAAACTCTCCTTTTCACCCCATTAATGGTTGCCGCCAGGGGTTTTCTCAGGTGTGCTCACAGATCTTGTCACCCCGCCAGAGcatctcccctttctctcctctttcactCCAGCTGCCTTCACAGATCTAGGACTCTCAGGATCCTGCTGCTTGGGAACTCTGTTTCCAGTAGCTCCCTATCTCGAGGAGGGGTTTGTCTTCTGGGCTCTGTGAAGCCTCTAGTGACCGCTCATCAGCCAGCACTGGCTTGGATGCTGGCCGCCACTGTTGCAGGGATAAGGGTGACTACTTCCTGGGGCCACATGAAATTGTTTGTCCCTAGAACTGTAACTCAGAGCCACTGTGGGTTTtatttaaaagtggttaagaCTGCATTTCTCCCTTTGTTGTTTTATCTTAtgtcattttatgaatatatataatatatattttgggggtggggagggtggtaaactaggtttatttatttattttttaagtggcagtactggggattgaacccagaacctcatggatgctaagcacacactctacctctgagctatgccctccccctttatgaataatttttttatcaTTCCAAAGGACAATTTGGGTCCCTCGTGGCTCTGGGAACCCTTATATTCCTATTGCGCAACTTTTCCATTCATGACGGCAGGAGTTCCTCCTCCTTTGTTCACTGGCATTTCCCTACCAGTGAAAGACTGCAGATCAAACCAACATGTCAATTCCAGTACAACAACGCATGGTTGAATCCTGCATTCTTTCCTTCCATATGTGTAAAGCTGTCCTCTAACAGTGTGGTTCCCATGattcataattatttatttatgtgttcaaATCATAGGATACATAGTACTTTCCATATGTCTGTGTTAAAACAAACACAATCTTATTCACGAGCGTTGAGCATGTGTTTATTTAGATATAGAAGACATAGAGTCCAAACACGGCATTCAAACATTAGTTGAGTTGAATCCTTTTCCCCACCCTTTATGGTGACTGTTTTAGCTATGTGAAATATAGTTTAATGTGTTCTTGTTTCTGTTCCATTTGGGATTTTACTGCCCCCTGTCGGTGGCGCGGTATCATGTACATACGAACACTGTGTGGAGAGAAGCGAAGCagttctctgtttattgattcttagaaaaggGTTTATATAGGACATGCACGGTGCCTCACATATCATttaagttataacaatgttaataatcttaagCTATTTAGGTCCTGCAGTAAGCTCCTGCAGTAAGCTCAGGAtgttacatgatcaaggacagatTGTTTGAAAGTTTGTCATGAAGCTTCATTAAGTAGGCCACCTCTTATCCAGCCGGCTGcacctgtcttaggttgtcctcctctgaggatctcaCCCGTCATTGGCTctccagccgtccatactggacacatcaagtaggccatttcttatccagcctgAATACGTGACATtcctcacagcttgtttatcagttcagcccatggcttattctctagagccttcagacgGGGGCCTACCCCCACCCTTAttgattagattttattttaaagagtatGTGAGACATGAACATGATTCAAAAGCTGAAACTATACAAAGAGAAATGGTCATAGAAGGTCCCTCCCCCCGGCTGTTTCTTCCTGCCCTTCCGACACCTTCCATCCTGCTCACCCCATTCTCACCCACCCACTCTACACGACCAGTCTTACTAGTTTCTGGTATACGTTTCCTATGTTGCACGTGCATTTTGCATAAATGTGATGGTACATGCCTACCTGTATATTTACCATTCTTTTTACACAAAAGGTAGGACACCAAATCAGTAGGCAGGAGATCAAAATGTCAAAAAGCAAAAATCGAGTAAAAATAAAGCTGATTCCTGTCTGCCATTATTgttaaaatttcactttctagGTAAACGCTTTTGGAAATTTTGCTCTGTCTAATCACTTATCTGGGCCGAGTCTAGCTGGGGTTATATGTGACtattagaaaatattattcaAGAATCACATCCATGCGTTTGCTCAGATaagttctttattctttattctaaaAGCACATTGCTTTTGTTTAAAGAGGAGGTCGTAAGACAAAGGTAGATGTCAATCTTTGAATTCATCCTTCAAACATGTAAAAAATCATGTAACTGAAATGACAATGATGTTAGTCTTTTTTTTGGCATGTTGTTTCAGGAAACATGTAATTACTTTAATCCAAAGTTCTAGTGACTCAGTGCTATGATTATGCAACTTTCAAAATCCTCAGCTTGACTCACCTCATTAAATCGAAGGTAGCGAGTTTGTATCAGCCCAGAGCTGTCATCATAGTGTAGGCTGCTTTTGCCCATTGTTGTGTGAAAAAGATCTCCGTAAAGATCCAGGAGGAAAAGATGCATTCCTGTTGGAGATCAAGCTAGTGACTAACGTGCCTACGGTCCCGCTCCTGGTGTGTGTCCACTAAACGCTGCAGCTTCCCATTTGGTCCTGCACAGTGCAACTTGGACATTTCAGTAGATTTTGCCTTCACACCGGCAGGTTGCCTTGCATTTCTCTTTGAGCAGTTCATGCTCACAGCCAGCTGTTTTCTTCAGGGAATCACAGTTACTAAGGAGATCTTCATACTCGCAGGTATTGGCTGTCACAAAAACAGAGGAGGTACCTCATTATCCTTTTCCCCAGTAGCCCCAAAGGAATCCACACATTCAAAGTGTATGAGGTGGGTAGGACTGGGCAAGCAAGTCAGCATCACTTACACTCTAGGAGAGGCCCTTCACTCCCTGAGGGACATAGGAGGTGCCTCACTTGAGCTCACTGATGAATCCAtccctttttattttgaacttgGTGATGtgtttctaaaatgatttttttttaaatttaatggagggactggggattgaacccaggacctcgtgcatgctcatattaagcacacactctaccactgagctatgccgcACCCCTcaatatatttctaaaatgaattgCCCTACTTTTCTCCCTTAGCAAAGAGGGTACCATGAAAATACCTGCAGAGTCTTATATGGGAGCCACTAGCCACAAACAGCTATTTAAATTCAAATGATTCTGAattagatgaaattaaaaatttagttcctCGGTCTTACCAGCCACATTTATAGTGCTCAAAGACCATGTGTGACTAGTGGCTCCTTGTAAGACACAGGCTGACAGAGAAAGGCTCTATTGTGTCATCCTGTTGGACAGCGACCCTTCAGATGCCAAGGCTGTCTTTCAGGAGAAAGTGATTCCAATGGGAAGGTTCCAATGGGAAGATAAAGGTGTGAAATAATGATAGTCTGCCCTCTTTCTAATGTTTCTTCTTGGATGTTCCCCAGGGAGCCCAAACTGAGCACATCTCAAACTAAAGCCATACATACCACAAGGCTGATGGTTCTTGGATGTGGGCTCCCTACGCCCCTCCCATGGTCCCGGGGAAGTGGCTCTCTGACTCCCTCAAGTCATTTAGACAGCAAACATTCTAATCCTTGTCTATCAACCCtgtctatttttcttcattcGTTTTGGGAGTAATGCAGTCAAAACATCCAATTTCTTTTTAACCCATTGTTTTTCAAGCCAGAGTTCTAGCTGGCTTCCATCCAGTTGTTTCTACATACCATTGCTAGAAAGCTCTTTCTAAAACATGATTCTGACTTTGCCACACTTTCACTGAAAATCTTTCAACTGAATGCTTATTGCTAATAGGATAAATTCCGAGCTCCTTAGCAAATATAGCATTCAGCAGAGGTAGAAATATTCCACTTTTTTTAgttgacttttttctttagtCGACTTATAGCTTTGATGTCATCAATATTCTGAATGACAGCTCTATAATTCGGTAAGAAAGAATGCTGACTAAAGGGGAATgcatttaaaagtcaaaaatcTCGGTGAATGAGCCAACTctattatttgtaataatttaaataaaagtatccCAACTGTAAAAAGGCAACTGcttttttttacttctgttctTGACAActttagaaataatataaatgacattaatttctttcctttcttttgcaaCAATATGTTTGTGGATTCTATGAACCAACATCATATACAGATTgaattttgtcattaaaaatgtGCACAAAACCACAACCAAATTATGGGGCAAGTGATCATTTATTACATTAATCACCATGCTGCAAATTAGACTATAGAGAAAATGTGGTGATCAGCGTGATGCACTCATCTGTACAAAAGAAATGCAGTATTAAGGTCTGCCTCTCTAGGTTGAGCCATAATGTGGTCTCACACCCTTAGATTTATACATTTTGATTCTGTCAAAATAGGAACTTTGGTCTAATGATACTAACGTATCATTAGAACTATTTATCAAATGAACTATTTATCAAAAGTATGAATGTATAGTTAATATTAATGAGCTCTGCCTGGTCACAGAAACGAATGCTAGATGCTTCATTATCTTATATATGGTAATAACAGACATACCTCATTTATTGCATTTCACTTTACTGTGCTTTGCAGtattgtggtttttgtttttggtttttttttttacaaattgaaagtttgtagcAACTTTGCTTCAAGCAAGTCTATTGGagccatttttccaaaagcactattattttttttttttggatttaaaattgtattattctatttttttccagctttgttgaGGTATGATTGGCAAATAATCATGATGGATATTTAAGATGTAGAATccaaagcattatttttaaattaaggtatgtacattattttaGACACACtgctattacacacttaatagactacagtgtagcGTAATCATAGTTTTCTGTGCACTGGGacaccaaaaaatttgtgtgactcactttgtAGTGACATTTTCCTTCTTGCAGTGGTCGGGAACAACATCTCTGAGATAagcctgttttcttttcattacaaATAATATGTAGTTACTGAAGTGTGTAAAATGTTTACTTAAACACACTCTATTGAGAAATCTCCTTGTCTTTTGCGTAAAGACATTATTGGAACTGTTTACTTTGGAAGATTTCTTAATCcgtaaaaagaaagtaaaatatcaaTTCTTGGTTATAATAGCAAGTTAATCACTTCCAACTTACTGCATAGACCATTGTCGCAGTTACCAGGGCAGCTGGCACAAGGCGTTCCTTGTTGGTAAGGGGTATTCTTTTTATTCACATTATTgccactgaaatttaaaatacacagtgttaaatattttccacatagCTGTTTAGTTGCCAGGGGCAACATCAATCACTAAACATAGCTATTAAATGTGTTTAGCGACGTGAACAACACTGAAAAAGCACAATTCCCAACGTGTGATACAGGTAACATTCACATTAAGGAAGTACTTCACAGGTGCTGAGCCATCTCCTTGACTATAATTCTTCAGGCTGAGCAACTAGACTGGCATAAATAGTCTCAAGTTTTCAGAATAAAGTTTGTTACACCAACACACGGTCTCCCAGTAGACTCGTCACATCAGTAAGGCTGTGCACCCCAGTGCACTGGCTTGAGGTAAACATACCCctcagagagacagaggagggtcCTTGGAGGCAGGGAGTGGCAAGATGGAAAAGAACATTCACTAttacaatataattttatattcgGAAGAGGATAAATACCATAATTACTCTAATATGAGCTGGGGAAAGTAATActccagtatatatatattttaatttctagatGGAGTAGTGATATTTAATGGTGCTTGTGTTGGTGGGTCAGTGAGAGCTGGGGAAGGTTTGTGAGTTTCCAGGAGTGGTGTGTGAGAGTTTTATGTTTACCAAAAAAGGAATgtttgttaaaaaatgttttgatcaACACCAATATCCTGGATGAAATCACCTTACAGTGACTAACTTGTAACTCATTGATGATCATTATCTTGTTGATCATTGATTTAATTCATCTGAAAATACACGGGAGTCCAAACCTCAACAGTGCTAAGTGGGCCAACAGCCAAAGAcattcttccattcttttctctAGTTCAGTGAGCATCCTATAAGCTTTTCTTTGAACTGTTAATCATGTCAAgtgcttatctccatttcattaggGTTTTCCCCTGGGgtcttattttgttctttcctttgaaaCATAGTCCTGTCTCGTTTTAGctgacttttgttttttatttgagttACATGAAACAGCCACCTCTTAGTTTTGAAGGAGTGGCCTGGGTGTGGAAGCATCCTCGGTGATTGCTTGTGCCTGGGGGCTTTGGCAGGCCAGTGAGAGCTGGAGTGGACCATGCCATGGGCAGTCCCTGGGGAGTGCTGTGCTAGAGGCTGCCCTGGTGTGACAGCTGGGGCAGGTGTGGACTGGGAGGTATCCCTAGGGGACCCAAACACTGGTGCTTACTGGTGCCTCTGACCCCAGAGAGGGCTCAGCAGTTCCCTGCTCACATGAATTTCCTTCTGTATAGTCTAggggcttttcttttcttttctttttttttaacattttttattgatctataatcattttgcaatgttgtgtcaaattccaatgtagagcacaatttttcagttatacatgaacttatatatattcattgtcacatttttttctctgtgagctactataagatcttgtatatatttccctgtgctataagtataatcttgtttatctattctacattttgaaatcccagtctatcccttcccatccctcgcCTCCTTGGAagccgcaagtttgtattctatgtctgagtctgtttctgttttgtatttatgttttgtttttttttttttagattccacttatgagtgatcccatatggtatttttctttatctttctggcttacttcacttagaatgacattctccaggaacatccatgttgctgcaaatgtcattatgttgtcagtttttatggctgtatagtattccattgtataaatataccacagcttctttatccagtcatctgttgatggacatttaggctgtttccatgtcttggctattgtaaatagtgctgctgtggacattggggtgcaggtgtcattttgaagtagggttccttctggatatatgcccagaagcgggattcttgggtcatatggtaagtctattcctagtctaagtgcttttaaaattgctggggtttttctgttttttgttttgttttgttttgtttttgctgtctgTACGCAGATCCCTCACTTATATCCCCCCTACTGCAGGTCACTGCAATGGTGATGGGGTTCTCAGGGACACAGTGTCTCCATCTTTCCTACCCATTTCTGTGTGGTTCTTCTATGTACAGTAGTAGCTGCTAAATCAGCCCTCAGGTATTCTTTAGGAGGAGTCGCTCTATACGTAGGTGTAATtcagtgtgtctgtgggaggaggtgagctcagtgtCTTCCTTGTCTGCCATATTGTCCTTACCCAAATGACCTGTCAATTCTTTTTACTAAACTctgagggcatagctcagtgttagagtgcatgcacaaagtcctgggtttaatccccagtacctccattaaaaaaataaataaataaaaggtgttCGTTGGAAGAGGACTTTGGAGGTCATACTTCTCAAACTGGAGTTCATATCCCTGGGTTATCTGTAGTATCAAATAAAGCTTGTCAGAGCCTTGGTTTGGGGGGGGCCCTGCCCGTAGTGGTAAGgaatctcaaattttaaaagaaatgaaaactaacgGATATGCTGAGGTTAGATCTTTCGTGTATCTGAAGGATTTATTGTGGATAACTTCAAACTTGTTGCTTGATGGAAGAGCATGTTTCCTGCTATAAATCATGACCTTAAGGGATTTTTCATTGTGGAGTTTTTTTGTGAAAACATCTGAGAAACAAAAGCTTAAGATGTTACCTTTTCCTGGACCCTGACATGTCTTAAAGATATCTTGAAAAACTTTTGAGAACCAAGAGAATGAATCATTTCTAATGGTAATaatataagtattttttttagataagTAGGAGTAGGAACGTTTTTGCAAAAAGGGCTGAAATCACAATTTGCCGTCCCTTATATTCCATCCACTACCGTCCTTCCTTAACCATCAAGCTTCCACCCTTCAAGAGTGTGAAATTAATGAGAACTGATGACACTGGATCTAGGGAAATGCACACTGCATGTGCTCAGGGACTAACCCTGAGCCCTAGGGAAAGGCAACTGAGAGAAAAGACATCACTTTATAATTGAGGAAAGAAGAGTTTCAGATTTTACTCTTGGATCTGAGAACCTGTTCTCTTCTCTGATAAATTGAAAGACGTATTCCTTCCCTTTAACAAAATATGCTTTCTGTTTTGATCGGTTTTATAATatatgagcatttaaaaatattgaattgcaGGTGGAATTATTGGTATTAGACTTTAAAGTGCATACTTACGCGGGACAATATTGGCAAACATAGTAATATTTAAGACTCTCTTGATTGGGGCAATAAGCAATTCCACATCCAACGAGGTAAGATGAGTACCAGACAAGCTGCAAATCCGTAAGAGAGTATGTGAGTATgttaaagaagagggaaaaatatttaaaaaaaaatagcaaatgtaaaactgaaaaaaaaaatacgacTATTGCAGTTGGTAGCCAGCTACCTTatggaaatatttaattattgaaaCAAAgtcacaaactttaaaaatattaactttcatGTACACTCACCCCTTTATCCATTTATAATATTGGAAAAGTAGAGTGTGCTTCCCTATCAAGGATTTTGCAGGACTAACTATTGAACACCATAGTTAGTCTTAATTTAGAGGAACTTTCTATACGAGAACACGTGCGGCAGAgacctttccttttttccacgcACCTGGGTATAATGTCCAACGACCGCGCTGGGACTCTTCTGTCCTGCGCCGTAGACAAAATTGTGGCGTTCTTCATACCAGCTTTGGATCGCATCTGACCAGGCAACAGGGTCACTTGACATGTAGAGATTCTCGCCACATTTTGTACCTAAGCACGAACAGATCATTCGTGAAGAAAGCGATAAAGCAGGCCATGGCAGAAGAAATCAACTACGTGAACACAAGGCTGCCGCCCTTCCAACACCGAGCCGCAGTGCCTAGACTCGCTAGCTGCTAAGACCTGAAAAAGGTGCTTCTGTTCCTTATCAGCTGCAAAGTGGGACAGAAGACGGATCCACCTAGCACGTGGAGGCTGGCCTCAGCCTGCAGACTTTGAACAGGTTGAGAGGACCTCATTCAAAATGCCTTCTCCCTCTTGATTGTCAGAGATGC includes the following:
- the LOC105096576 gene encoding cysteine-rich secretory protein 2, with protein sequence MALLPLVLFLAAVLLPSFPTEGKDPSFTALLTTQTEVQREIVNKHNELRRSVSPPARNMLKMEWSRDATANAQKWANKCTLEHSNPDDRKTSTKCGENLYMSSDPVAWSDAIQSWYEERHNFVYGAGQKSPSAVVGHYTQLVWYSSYLVGCGIAYCPNQESLKYYYVCQYCPAGNNVNKKNTPYQQGTPCASCPGNCDNGLCTNTCEYEDLLSNCDSLKKTAGCEHELLKEKCKATCRCEGKIY